A region of the Deltaproteobacteria bacterium genome:
AAAACGCCTTCAAATCCGTCAAGTTTTCCTGAAGACCCGGATAGCCGAATGTCATCCAATCTATGGAAAGGAGAGGCCATGGAAGGAGAAAGAAAGAAGACCCGTTCCCAGACCCTCCGGCAACACATGATTTCCCTCCTGGAGGAAGAAGGAATGAGCGGCAGGGACCTGTCAAAGGCCCTTGGCATCCGGGAAAGGGCGGTTTATGAACACCTGGCCCACGCCGCCAAGTCCGTTTCCAGAGCGGGAGGGCAACTGGTTGTGCTCCCCTTCAGGTGCCTCTCTTGTGGGTACGTCTTCAAGGACCGGAGGCGATTTTCCCCACCCGGCCGCTGTCCACAGTGCAGAAAAGCTCATATCGAACGGCCTGTTTATCGGATTCTCAGGTCTTCTTCGGGCCGGTCCCAGCAGCATTCATCCTGAATTTTTTAATGGGACACCTCTTGTGCCGCCCTTTTGGAAGTAAAAAAATCGGTTGTTTTCCATTGATTCAGTTTACGTAAAGTATTATACCCGGGCAAAACCTAACAGGGTGTTGAAAGCGAAGGTTTCCCTTATTTTCCGCGTGGGACAAAAAAGAAGGTATATTTTAAAACCATGGAACTCTATCTTTTCTCCGTAATCCTTCTCATGGCCCTTGCCGTTTTGGACCTCATCGTGGGCGTCAGCAACGATGCCGTCAACTTCCTGAATTCTTCATTCGGGTCCAAGGTGGCTTCCCGCACCGTGATCATGATCATCGCCAGCCTCGGGATTCTCGTGGGTGTTACCTTTTCAAGCGGCATGATGGAAGTCGCCAGGAAGGGAATCTTCCACCCTGAATATTTCTATATGACCGATATCATGGTCATCTTCCTTGCGGTTATGCTGACCGACATCCTCCTCCTGGATTTTTTCAACACCTTTGGTTTTCCCACTTCCACTACGGTCTCCATCGTCTTCGAACTCCTTGGATCGGCCGTGGCCGTATCTCTTATCAAGATCCACCAAAAAGGAAGTGGCTTCTCCGGCCTGGCCCACTACATCAACACCGATAAGGCGTTGGCCATCATCATGGGTATCCTGCTCTCGGTGGTCGTTGCCTTCTTTTTCGGTATGATGGTCC
Encoded here:
- a CDS encoding transcriptional regulator, whose translation is MEGERKKTRSQTLRQHMISLLEEEGMSGRDLSKALGIRERAVYEHLAHAAKSVSRAGGQLVVLPFRCLSCGYVFKDRRRFSPPGRCPQCRKAHIERPVYRILRSSSGRSQQHSS